The following coding sequences are from one Microbulbifer sp. TB1203 window:
- the zipA gene encoding cell division protein ZipA — translation MGNWLITILALVLLLAILDGVRRAIKKQRSAMKVSRNLSRAMQRDTYGDGDEEVLPPPRSAGKDTSVEGEEEYLDPEEEARRRQIAAELPGQVRVVQRRALEEALQVNRLVQETFQSSRKPLAGSSPHREEPGRDEPEQTSLNLEEQVPTLMESVGDDARREPALDESASLEALNDMPAAEETAPPPAEAPLPTERSRRAEKAASKPKKKHQEKSPVEEVLIINIMAQEGDRFEGNDLLRVLLAAGMRFGDMNIFHYHAGGGADGPVIFSLANMVVPGTFDLTQMEEFTSPGVSLFLALPIGGEAIKAFEILLSTSRQIAEQLGGELKDENRSVFTAQTAEHYRQRVMEYQRRKALARAQA, via the coding sequence ATGGGTAACTGGCTGATTACAATTCTCGCACTGGTGTTGTTGCTCGCAATACTGGACGGTGTGCGGCGGGCGATCAAAAAGCAGCGCTCGGCGATGAAGGTTTCCCGCAACCTGTCCCGGGCCATGCAGCGGGACACCTATGGTGACGGTGATGAAGAAGTGCTGCCGCCGCCGCGCAGTGCGGGCAAAGACACTTCCGTAGAGGGCGAAGAGGAATATCTGGATCCGGAGGAAGAGGCCAGGCGCCGGCAGATCGCCGCGGAGCTGCCGGGCCAGGTGCGCGTGGTGCAGCGCCGCGCCCTGGAGGAGGCCCTGCAGGTGAACCGCCTGGTGCAGGAGACTTTCCAGTCCTCGCGCAAACCCCTGGCCGGCAGTAGTCCCCACAGGGAAGAACCCGGGAGGGACGAGCCGGAACAGACATCCCTGAACCTGGAAGAGCAGGTGCCCACACTGATGGAGTCGGTGGGCGATGATGCGCGCCGCGAGCCGGCACTGGACGAATCCGCGAGCCTGGAAGCGCTGAACGACATGCCCGCGGCGGAAGAGACGGCGCCGCCGCCCGCGGAGGCGCCGCTGCCCACGGAAAGGTCGCGCAGAGCAGAAAAAGCGGCGAGCAAGCCGAAGAAAAAACACCAGGAGAAATCCCCGGTGGAAGAAGTACTGATTATCAACATCATGGCGCAGGAAGGGGATCGCTTCGAGGGCAATGACCTGTTGCGGGTGCTGCTGGCGGCGGGAATGCGCTTCGGCGATATGAATATTTTCCACTACCATGCCGGCGGTGGGGCGGACGGCCCGGTGATTTTCAGCCTCGCCAATATGGTGGTGCCCGGCACCTTTGACCTCACCCAGATGGAAGAATTTACCAGCCCCGGGGTCAGCCTGTTCCTGGCCCTGCCCATCGGGGGCGAGGCGATCAAGGCGTTCGAAATCCTGCTCTCCACCTCGCGCCAGATTGCCGAGCAGCTGGGCGGCGAGCTCAAGGACGAGAACCGCAGCGTGTTCACCGCCCAGACCGCGGAACACTACCGCCAGCGGGTGATGGAATACCAGCGCCGCAAGGCGCTGGCCAGAGCGCAGGCGTAA